Genomic window (Candidatus Binatia bacterium):
CGGAGGTTTCGTCATGCAGTTTTCAACTCTTTGCGTCGCTCTTCAGTCCTTGGTGGGGCTGGGCCTGTTGAACGTTTGGATCGTGCGCGCTCGATCGTCGACGGCATACCGGGGAGGGGACGCTCTTTCCCTCCGCGAGGAGTTCGCGGCCTACGGTCTGCCCGAGTGGTTCTTTTATCTCGTTGGCTTTCTGAAGGTCGGTTCGGCGCTCGCCCTGCTCATCGGCATCTGGGTGACGCCCCTCGTCTTGCCGGGGGCTTCGGTGGTTGCGGGGCTGATGGTGGGTGCGCTGGTCATGCACGCCAAGGTCGGAGACCCCTGGGTAAAGTCGGCTCCCGCGTTTTTAATGCTGCTCATGAGTTGCGCGATCCTGGCTCTCTCCTGACCGAAGCCGAAAACGACGAAGCCCTTGGCGTCCTCCGCCCCGAGGCGCGCCGCTGCGGCTACGCTGCGAGCGCTCGAGTTCGAAAACCGGCCCTGGCGCAAGGTTTCGCGGGGGGGGGGCCTACCCGTCCACGCGGGCGAAGAGCCCGTTCCCGTTTCCTAGGGCCGTTTCTCGGCATGAGCGACATCCTCTGCCTGCAGGGCATCGAACCGAGTCGTGGCTGAGGAGAAAGCAAGCACAGGACCGGAAAACCGAGCGGGGCGTCGAACCGATTTACGCCGGGCGGCATGGTTCGGAGAATTCGACTTTGCTATCCCTGCCCTTGTGCGAATTCCATCGAAGGCCCTCGTTGCATTTCTCGTCTGTACCCTCGGGTGCTCCAGTGGCCATGACGGCGACGCAGGCATTCCCGATGGTCCGGGACTCTCTGTGGTTGCCATGGGCGACTCGGTCTCCGCAGGCGAAGGGGTGCGATACGGATTCGAGTACGCCGACGAGTTCCAGATCTGGGTGGGGCCTTCGGATCGCAATCCGGACTGGGATGGCGACTATCCATCATGCCACCAGGCCGGTGCTGCGTACCCGAACAAGGCGACTGCGGCGATCGACGGGAAGCTCTCCAAGTTCTCGTGCACGGGCGCCACGTATTTGAATGGCATCGTGTCGGCACAGTTCCGAGGCGATTTCATGCTTCGTCCGGCGCAATTCGGAAACTGGGCCACGCAGGAGGAGCTCAACGCGGCCTATGACGAAGCCAAACCCGAAGTCGTCTTGATCACGCTCGGCGCCAACGATCTCCAATGGACGAACATCCTCGAGGCTTGCATCCTCGGCTCGGTGCTGGGGGACGAGGTGGATCGCGCGATCGAGGCGGGGAGCGACCTTCGAGAAGCCCTGAGTCGGGTCGTGGACCAGAACCGCGATCGCCTCGTCGAGTGGGTCGATGCCGCGAGTGAAGGTCTTCCTCTTCGCTCGGACGTCTCGTCCTCCGACCGCATCTGTACGGAAGAAAATCCGGGCAAGGCAGTCACGGAGCTCTTCATCGCCCAGCTTCCCACGCTGGGCGCCCATTACCGAGAGCTGATCTCCAGCATCCGCGCGCGCGGGGAACGGGCGGGGCGCGTCCCCCGGATCCTCTTCACCACCTACCACGACCCCTTCCCGCAGCCCGGCGGTCGCTTTGGTTGTCCGGATCTCCTCGACCTCAACGAGAGCCAGGTCGTGTACCTGGGAAGCCTGCTCGACCAGTTGAGCGACCTACTTTTCGAAGTCGCGGCGGAGTACGACGGAGTGGAAGTGGTCGACATTCGAGATTCCATGGCTGGCCACGAGTTCTGCACTTCGGATCCCTGGGCCTATGGGCTTTCCATCGAAATCATCAGTCCCGGAAATCCGTCGCCGTTCCATCCGACTCCCGACGGACATCAAGCGATCTCCGACCTGGTCGTACCCTTTCTGCGATGATCATCGACCACGGCTCCTCTTTTTCGGACGGAGGGGTGGGCCCTTGCCCCACTGGAGCAACGAGCCCATGCGCCCGGAGGCCCGGGTTTATCGGCGCCTTGGTCAGGGGAGACTGCAGATCTCTGCCGTGAAATGGGCGCGGGAGATCTGACCCGAGAGCTCGCTTCCGCCGCAGAGGATGGGCCGTCCATGAGGCAGAAAGAGGCGCACGCATACGTCCGGTAAGGCGCCGTTAGGTCGGATGGGAGCCAAAAAGGGGCTTCATGTCGGCTATCCGCAGCCAAGCACGTCGTTGGCAGTACCGACAGGTTCAGCGCCCGACAGCGCGATGCTGGATGCGTTGCGGTAGACCCCGTTCGAGCCAGCCGGGACTCTAGGTCCGCGCACTCCAACAGGGCGAGCGAGACGGAGTGACACCCACGCGTGCTCGTATTGAGTGTGCGCCATCGAGAGTGTCAGGCCCGCGTGCTCTTCCTTCCGTCAGCTTCGGTCGACTGATAGCCAGGAGTCTCCATCGCTCGCGCGTTCAAACGGGAGGTTGACGGATGAGATCCGGGCCCTTGCTGATATCGTTGCTCTATTTGCTGTTCGTCCCCACTCTGGCGTTGGCAGGCGAGGACTGCCGACGCGGCGGTGAGAGCTATCCTTCGAACGTGACCATCTGCTCGGGCGGCCTGGCGGTCACCTGCATGAACGGGAGCTGGCAGAGCAACGACGGCCAACGATGCGACGGACCGACGGGCTCTTACATCGGCGCTCGTCGCCCGTTGCAGGAGAAGAACGACGAGCCGATCCCGGAGTACATCCGCGAAGAGAATCCCGGCCTCGATCTTCGCTGACCGAGGCCCCGCCGCGATTCGCGACGAAGCTCGACCCCATCGCGTCACCATCCAAGCGGACGACGTCTACATTCGCGCTCTGGGTGACCTCGCCTCCTTCACGGACGGGCTCCTGAAGTCGAAAGCGGCCTCCGGCTCTCTGCGTGTCGAAGCGGGTCTCGGCGGGCCGGGGTCGACATGCGACATCTCAGGCACACGGGTCATCGGCCCTCCCTGACGACCCTCTGCGAGACAATCATCGGCCCCTAGGCCGATGCCACCGAAGCACACTCGGCGAGAGGATCTGCACGGAGGCGAACATGTACTCCGGCAGGCCCGGAGCCGCGCCCCGTCCGAGGAAGCGTTGAATTCGTCCGTCCGAGGCGATGCCGAACACGCCGTACGAGTCCTTCCGCGGGTCGTCGCGCAACCCGACCCTCGACGAGCTACAGGGAATCGCAGATCTGACGCGGGGTAGCTGCGCGGGCGGCAGCGGCCCGTGTCTCCATCCCATGTTCGGTCCGACGGGCGGTTCGTTCACGTGGACGTCGACCGCAAGCGCCGAGAATGCGGGTGAAGTATGGGCCGTCGACTTCAATGGGGGGCCCGGCGGAGTGTTGGTGGCAGATGCCTCGGGCACGATCGAGCTTTCGGTCCGACTGGTGCGGGACTGGTAGGTGACGGAACAGGAGCGGTGTCCTGACGGCAAGCCCCGCCCCAAAGGCCTGAGGCCTATGGCATCGACGCGTCTTCGCAGTCGGCGAGACTGCCCGCGACCGCGCCCTTGCCGATGAACAGGCCGGGGAAGTCCTTCTTCGTCGTCGCCGCGTCGAACAATGCACACATCCGAAGCGGGCCGGACGTGATGCGCACGGCCAGGTCTCCTTGCGGCACCGCCATCGGGAGCTCCATGAGGCAGAACGAGGCGCACGCATACGTCCGGTAAGGAGCCGTTAGGTCGGATTGGAGCCAAAAAAGGGGCTTCATGTCGGCTATCCGCTCCAGTGGCGGCGCGTCGCGGGTTTGCGCGGCTCCAGGCCAGCGTCGCCGTGTTCGCGGTAGCGCTCGTACCAGGCGTAGAAAGTCGAGCGGCTCACGTCCAGTTCCCGCAGCGTCCGGCGCACCGACAGGCCCGAGCCCTCCACCAGGCGGATCACCTCGCGCTTCTCCGCCGCCTTCAATCGCTCGTACCGTCGTCCGAGCCGGAGCCCACGAGACTTTTTTGAGCAGCCGCACTTCGAGAACGGTCTCGGCCAAGGCGTGCTTCAGCCGGTCGTTCTCATCCTGCAGCCCCTTCACCTCGGGGGCGCTCGCCTCGCGTTTCGTATCGCCCAGGAGACGCTTCTTCCCGGCTTCCAGAAACTCCTTGGACCACCGGTAGTAGAGATTCGGAGCCAGGCCCTCTCGGCGACACAGAGCCGCAATGCTCTCCTCGCCCCGCAGTCCCTCCAAAACAATCCGAATCTTCTCTTCCGCCGAAAAACGGCGGCGTGTCTTGCGCTGAATGTCGCGCACGACCTTCTCCGCGCTCTCTCCCTTACCCATCAGGTGCTCCTTCCGGTTGGGCCGGAAGTGTCTCTTATTTCAAACCCCTAACTGGTCCAACTTCAGCTGAACCCGAACAGCCTTGCAGCCCTCCCCTACGAAGATCTCCTGCGGCAGCCGCTCGCCGACGTGCGCACGGCGGCACGGATCGAGGCACCCGAGACAGCGCACCCGGGCGGCATCGCCCGCGCCGACATGATTGCCGTCGACGGACCGGCCTAACGCCGAGCGCGCTCCGCCAACACAGCGGCGACCTGTGCGTGGGCCGCGCGCGTGAGCGGATAGCCCCACGAGACAGCCACTGCCAGCGACAGGAAGACCGCCGGCCCCATGGCCGTGAGGAAGCGAATCGTCTGGCGCACCAGCTCGCTCTGCTCGTCGCCCTCGGTAAACCCGACGATGTCGAGAATGCTCATAACGAGGAAGACTCCGAGCGCACCGCCGAGCTTTCGAAGAAAGGTGAATACCCCGTTGTAAATTCCCTCGCGGCGTTCCCCCGTTGCGAGCTCGTCCTCGTCGATCACCTCACCGAACATCGATCACGACCGCGGTGCGCGGCGGCCATGCGTCACCGACCGCTGCCGCAATCGCAGGTGCGGAGTCCAGCCGGCACGTCGCACAATCGTGCTCCGCGTCGTCATGAACGACCTCGTGCGTGCCCGCCGTAATCCCGCCCCCGAACAGAAGGAGAGCTAGGACTGCGGTGAGGCATTCGCGGGATCGACTGGGCGTCGCGACCTGGACCGGCTCCTATGCTGACGGAACGGACGACCTACTGGCCGTCGTGATCATCGCCATCGTCGTGGTCATCGTCGTGGTCGTCGCCATCGTCGTGATCATCGTCGTGGTCGTCGCCATCGTCGTGATCATCGTCGTGGTCGTCGTGATCATCGTCGTGGTCGTCGCCATCGTCGTGATCATCGTCGTGCGAGCCCTCGACCGGTGTCAGAAACGCCGTCTCAGGCTCGGACGCGTCGTAAGCGCTATCTGCGACGAAGCGAAACGAGAAGGGATAGTCGCCGGTCTCGACGCCTTCGGGGAGCGTCACCTGCCACTCCCCGTGGCCATGAAGATCCGGAACGGTGCCGAGAGCAACCCTCTCGCCGACCTCGTTGACCGTCACGTCCCCGAATCGAAACTGCGTTCCCGCCTCGAGCGCCGTGACTTCGAGGCTCACCGTGACACCGTCCGCGAGTGCGTACACTCCCTCGTCGGGCTCATCCGTCTCCGCCTGCGCGAAGCCCGGACCTGTCCCAGACCAGAGGGTGAACCCGCTGATCGACGTACTCTCGAAGACCTCGAACGGCAGGCCGAAGTCGTAGTCCATCACGAGCGCACCGCCGCCGGGTTCCGTCGCGCCAATGATCAGATCGACGTGCCCATCGTCGGCGGTCGACGCAACCGGCGTCGGGCTCCCGCATGCCGCGAGAGCGAGCATGAGGCCAACGAGAACGCCCGCCCTACGAATGCCCTCTACGATCCAGGCTCGCCCGCCCATACGATGCGCGCCCTCGGTTCCTACGCTGAATATGGCTTTCTCTATCCGCATGTTCTCGCTTCCACTGATGGGCCCGAGCCGAATGCCCGCGCCTTCTGACCGGTTTTCCGAGTCACGCGACGAGGTCGCAAGATTGCGACGGTCGACGCGACTCCGCATGGATCCCCAAGCACGGCGGCCGTTCGGCGCCTCCAAGATCGGAGGGCGCGAGCGGCGCAGCCCAGGGGACACCCCGAATCAGCCGAGCGGTGGACCGCGAGCACTGCGCGTCGAGCGAGCGACAGGCCGAGCGGATTCGCCGACCGGTGCCGCGAGGAAGATCGAGGACAACACCACACAGACCAGGGTCGCCACCGATGGCGACGTGGCTCGCGGCGCGCGGACAGTCGCGCAAATTGCGCAACTCTCCGAAGCGTGGCCGACGTCGTGATCGTACTCGTGGACGACGCCGAGCGTAAAGACGGCAAAGAGCGCGAAAGCGCCCAGAGCGACCATCCAACGCCGCCCCCCCTCGTGCCGTCCTCGCATGCGGGATCCGCTACCATCGCATCATCGACGTCGTCAAGTCCGAATCGCACCTGCGAAGAAGTCGCAGCTGGGATGTTGACCCATGAACGGATGCCGGATATCTAAATACACCTTGAAGCGCGTGGGCAAATCGAAGAGCGAAGAGCCCGCGACACGCACTGCGCGTCTGCGAGAACGAGTTCGAACCACGGGACTCCGCGCTACGATTCCACGTCTCGAGGTCCTCGCGCGTCTCGAAGTCGCGAAGTCGCCTCTGAGCCACGCCAACCTCGCCGAGGAACTCGTCCCGCTCGGATTCGATCGAGCGACCGTATACCGCAATCTCAACGATCTGGTCGAAGTGGGCCTCGCGAGCCGGGTAGAACTCGGAGACCACATCGGACGCTTCGAGAATCGCGCCGACAGTGCACAGGACGACCCGGAGCACCCGCACTTCCTCTGCAACGACTGCGGCGACGTGGTCTGCCTACCGACGCTCGAAATCCCGATGCCGCGCAAGACCAGTTCGCAGATCCGCGACGTCCAGGATGTCGTTTTGCGCGGGCGCTGCGCATCCTGCTGACACGGCACTCGCAACTCTCGGCCGGAATCTTCATTGCAATCGAGTCGCAGTAGCGGTATAACCAGCGCCAGGTCATGAGAGAGAAAGAGCAACCGGCCACGGCCGAACAGACGACCGGCCGAGGTCGATCCATCCCGAGCCTGCTCCTGGTCGCGACTCTCTCGCTCTGGACCCTCGGCACACTCCACGTGGCCGAACACGACGTGCGTCACGACACCGCCCCTTGCGGAACGTGTATTGCCGTCGCCGCCGACGGACTCGTCGGCAATGTGACGCTCACTGTCGACCGTCAGCCCGATGCCGGCACCGAAGTCGTTTGCACTCACCAGGACCCGGCCCGGACCCAGCGCGTCGTCCGTCTCTCCGCCCGCGCCCCGCCACCTCACCGCGCCTGAAGGCACGTTCGCCCCCGACAACGCGCAACGTCGCGTCGGGGATTGTGGTGAGTGGAGAGAGCATCGACCGGAGGAACGCGTCCATCGTGAGCGCACCCGATCGAGGCCTCTCGTATGACGAGCGGGATGAGTTCATGAAAAGTGAGAGTTTTCGGGTTCGACGCGGGTTCGGACCCCTGGTGGGTATACTGGCGGCGCTTTCGGTAGTGGCGGTCGCCCCGGCGATGGCGCAGTCGACGCAGGACACGAAGTCGAGCTGCCAAGAAGACACGGGCGACGGCGGCGACGCGCACGACCATAGCGGCGCTCATGCTCACAGCCACGGCCCTCACGACGAGCACACCGAAGAAGGCCAGCCGCGAGAGCGCGTATACTCGTACGGCCTCGACGAGGTCGTGGTCACGGCAAGTCCGCTGCAGCGCAAGGCGAGCCAGCTTCCGGGCGCGGTCTCGATCCTCAAGGGCGACGAACTTCTGCAGAAGCAGCAGTCGACGCTCGGTGAGACCCTGCGCTACATGCCCGGCGTGAGCGCCTCGTACTTCGGACCCGGCGCGAGCCGACCGATCCTGCGCGGGCTCGGCGGAAGCCGGGTCCAGATGCTGATCGACCACGTGGAGGTTTTCGACGCCTCCGCCGCCAGCAACGACCACGCTGTGGCCGTCGATACGCTCGGCGTCGAGAAGATCGAGATCCTTCGCGGCCCGGCGACTCTGCGCTACGGGCCGAACGCCGTCGGCGGCGTCGTGAACACCGTCGAGAACCGCGTACCGAAAGAGCTGGTCGACGGGCCCGTTACGGGCTCCGTAGAGCTCCGCGGCTCGTCGGTCGACGGAGGGTTCGGCGGCGCCGGCGTTCTGTCGGGCAACATCGAAAAGGTCGTGTGGCGTCTCAAAGGCTACGGATTCTCCGCCGGAGACGTTTCCATCCCCGGCTTCGCAGAGTCGGAACAGCTGCGCGAAGCGGAGGAAGCAGAAGGGGAAGAAGGCGAAGAGGAAGAAGCCTTCGGCCGTATCCCGAATAGCCAGGTCGAATACGCAGGCTTCAGCGCCGGCGCCTCGTTCGTCGACGACGATTTCTACGTGGGACTCGCACTCTCCGACTTTCGCACGAACTACGGTGTCGTGTTCCACGAACTCGGCCACGATCACGGCCACGATCACGGCCATGGGGAGCTCGCGCCGGGCGAAGAGGAACCGCCCGTCACGATCGAACTCGACTCCTGGTCGCTCGATTTCGCGGGCGGTATCACCGACATCATCGAGGGCATCCACTCGATCGATGCGCGCCTCCGCCTGACCGACTACGAGCACTCGGAGAATGAGGGCGAGTTCGTCGCGACCACGTTCAAGAACCACGCATACGACCTCAGGATCGAAGCCGTGCACGAGCGCTTCGGCCTGCTCGAAGGAGCCTTCGGCTTCCAGAGTACCTTCAGCGACTTCCAAGTGAGCGGCGAGGAAGGATTCCTTCCCAACACCTACAACGCCCGCAACTCGTTCTTCGTGATCGAAGAGATCGACCTCGCTCCCGTGACGGTCGAACTCGGCGGACGCTTCGACTACGCGTCGGTAGAATCCGGAGGCGGCGGACAGTTCGGCGAAGCCCGGAAGAGAACGTTCCCCCTCGGCAGCGCCTCGGCCGGCGTCGTCTACAATTTCGTGGAAGACCAGATCCTGAGCTTCGACACCTCGTGGAGCATGCGCCCTCCGAACTACGAGGAGCTCTTCGCGAACGGCCTGCACGTGGCATCCGGCTTCTTCGAGGTCGGCGATCCGAACCTCGACACGGAGAACGCCGTCGGCCTGAACCTCGGTTATGCCGGGCAGTTTTCGATCGTCGATTGGTCCGTGAACGCATTCTACACCCGCTTCTGGGACTACATCTTCCTCGAGGGCACGGACGAGGTGCGCGACGAGATCCAGGTCGGCCGCTTCCTCGCAACGGGTGCGGAGTTCGCGGGCGGCGAACTGGAGGTCGCCGTGCACGCAATCGAGGAGGGCGAGCACCGCCTCCACGTCATTGGACGCGCCGACGGCGTGTACGCCCAGGACCTGGACGCCGACCAGCCGCTCCCCCGGATGCCGCCCGTCCGTTTCGGGGGCAGCCTCGTCTATGAGTACGCCTCGTTCCGCGCCCAGTTCGACGCGCTACGAGCCACCGAGCAGACCCGCGTGCCCGAGGGTGAGTTCACGACGGCCGGCTACACCATGCTCGACCTCGGTTTCAACTACGTGCTGGACCTGGTCGACGCGCCGGTGACTCCCGTGCTCTTCTTCCGCATGTCGAACCTACTCGACGAGGAAGCCCGCGCGTCGGAGTCGTTCCTTCGCGATCGTGCGCCGTTGCCGGGCCGAAACTTCACGGGCGGCGTTCAGGTGCGGTTCTAACTCCACACGCCACTGGGGTGGCACCGTACCTTCAGCACAAACGCCTGCGCTCGTCGTGTCCGGAAATCCGGCCCGCGACCCTCAGGCCGCTTCGCGATAGTAGTAGCTCAGGATTCCACCGAGCCGTTCGCGGCATTGGATCGATCCGTCGCCCGCCCGTGGATCCTCAGGAGTGATGATCGAGCTGCCGATTCCCTGGTGATGCCGCTCCCGGTGATCGTGCTCGACGTACTCGCGGATGGCGCGCCGAAGATGCCGCTCACCGAGCGGCACGATCTTGTCCAAGCACTCCGACTTGATCGACAGCACGAACTGGTCCGCGTAGGCGTTCAGGTTCGGGATTCGTGCAGGCAGACGCAGTGACTCTACGCCGAAGACGCTGCTCCGAGCCCGCGTGCGCGACCGCGGTTTGCTCCCGGAGGACCGCAGCATCGACGTCCTCTTCCACGAGTTCATGGCGGACGATCTCGGCATGGTCGAGCGGATCTACGCCAGGGCCGACCTGACCCTGGACGACCGCGCACGAGGCGAGCTGCAGAGCTTCCTCGCCAAGCATCCGCGCGGCGAGCATCGTCAGGTGATCTACGACCTCGCCGGGGACTTCGGTATCACCCGGTCCGCCCTGCGCGAGCGCTTCGACTTCTCGTTCGACGCCTTCGACGTACGACCCGAAGGCGACTGGCCCGGCCGTGAGCCGACAAGCGAGGCCCCGGCCGACGCCACCGCCCGGAGACTTCGCACCCCCGGCATGGTTGTTCAGCCCCCGCATCGGCGACCTGGCCCGGAACCGTGTCGTGGACTGCGTCGGGAGTGCTAGCAAAACGGTCATGCGATCCCTCCAGTCGAGAATCACGATCCTGCTGGCCGCCCTGACCATGGCCGTCGGCTTCGCCGCCTGCGGCAGCGACTCCGACGGTGGCGACGATGGCGGCGCGCCGGCTACCGCTGAGATCACTGAGATCACCATCGAGGCGAATGGCTTCGTCTTCGACGCCCTCGCAGCCGGGCCGGCGGACGGCGAGCCCGTCATGCTGCTGCACGGCTTCCCCCAGACCGCCTGGGAGTGGGAGCACCAGCTCTCGGCCCTCGGTGCGGCCGGCTACCGCGCCGTCGCGCCCAACCAGCGCGGATACTCGCCGGGTGCCCGCCCCGAGGCGATCTCCGACTACAACATAGTCGCTCTGGTCGGCGACGTCGTCGCGATGGCCGACACCCTCGGCTTCGAGCGCTTTCATCTCGTCGGCCACGACTGGGGGGCCTCGGTCACCTGGTTGGCCGGCCTACTCGCGCGGGATCGCATCGCGAGCCTGGTCCCCATCTCCGTCCCCCACATCGACGCATTCTCCCGCACCCTGGCCGACCCCGACTCCTGTCAGCCCGCCTCATCCTCCTACTTCGATCTGTTCGTCCAGCCGGACTCCGAGGACCTGTTCCTCGTCGACGACGCGGCGCTGCTGCGCTCCATCTACGATGGCCTGACGCCCGAGCAGATCGAACGACACCTGACCGTGATGAACTCCAAGGAAGCGCTGCGAGCCGGTCTCCATTGGTATCGGGCGAATGTCGGCGCAACCTCGGGGGGCGAGGGCCCTGGTATCGGCAATACCACCCAGCCCACGATGTACATCTGGAGCGACGGCGACCCGGCCCTCTGCATCGACGGCGCCCTGTTGACGGAGGAGTACGTCGACGGGCCCTACCGCTTCGAGATCATCGAAGGGGTCAATCACTGGGTACCGGAGCTCGCCGCCGAGAAGGTGTCGGCCCTGCTTCTGGAGCACCTGGCCGGCCTCCGGGACTAGCGTAGGACAGTTGCCCACACCGAGGCCAGCGGCGAGAGGCATTCCGAGGGGTACAAAACCCGATGACTGCCAGCCGTTTCGACTGATGAATTGCCCCGGCTGGCAGCGCGCGAACGAGGCCACGGCCAGCTTCTGCGAGGAGTGCGGCACCAGGCTGAGCACGCGCGCGTGCGCTTCCTGCAACGCCGAACTCGAGATGTCAGCCAAGTGCCCGAACTGCGGTGCGCGAGTAGATTTGAACGCCCGCACGGCGCCCCGCCGCGACCCTCGCTCCTCATTGCGTTCGGCGCTTCGCCGGCAGACATCTGTGGGCCAATTTCCGGACACGACGGGGTCCGCCACGTAGTCGAAATTAGAACGACGACGAAGTTGTCGCCTACCCCGAGAGCGCAGGTATGTCTGCGATGACATGTTCGGGAAGCATCGAACCAAGATCTCTGGCCCCCTGGGGGCCAGAGAAAGCTCTCAGCCAGGTACGGGCACGGTACCCATACGTGGTTGCCGTCGCGGGGTATTCCGAGCGCCACACGTTCGGGAATGTACTTCCTTTCCCTTCCGTTGATCTCGAGGTCTTGATCCCGGCTACCCCAGCGATCCTGTGTTCCGCGGCCAACGGAAATACCAAGGAAGGCCAGGGCGGGATATGCGCGGATGGGATGGAGCTCGGACGCCAGCCCGGCGGGAAGAGGGAACATCGAACGCCTTCTCTTCCGCCCCTTGGAGCTACCGCGATCACTTCAGAAGGGCTCGGTTCCCCTGCCCGACCATGCCGTCCGCGCCCCTCACTAAGACGGCTCAGGAATCAGGTGGGCCGAGTTTCCGGACACCACGGGGTCGGCAGTTTGGAAGTCGAGGATCATGAACGACGTCTGGATCTCGCTCCAGGCTTCGCGCTGGCAGCTACCCGTCGACCTAAGCAAATAGGCCATTCATCTCCCCTACCGCCCTAGTTTCTATTGATTCGACCACGGGCCAAATGTATGAGCCACGTTGGAGAGGCTCGACGCCGAGTCCGAACCGAGACAGACGAATCTGTCATCCGATACAAAAAGAGTTTC
Coding sequences:
- a CDS encoding transcriptional repressor translates to MGKSKSEEPATRTARLRERVRTTGLRATIPRLEVLARLEVAKSPLSHANLAEELVPLGFDRATVYRNLNDLVEVGLASRVELGDHIGRFENRADSAQDDPEHPHFLCNDCGDVVCLPTLEIPMPRKTSSQIRDVQDVVLRGRCASC
- a CDS encoding MFS transporter produces the protein MFGEVIDEDELATGERREGIYNGVFTFLRKLGGALGVFLVMSILDIVGFTEGDEQSELVRQTIRFLTAMGPAVFLSLAVAVSWGYPLTRAAHAQVAAVLAERARR
- a CDS encoding GDSL-type esterase/lipase family protein, which encodes MRIPSKALVAFLVCTLGCSSGHDGDAGIPDGPGLSVVAMGDSVSAGEGVRYGFEYADEFQIWVGPSDRNPDWDGDYPSCHQAGAAYPNKATAAIDGKLSKFSCTGATYLNGIVSAQFRGDFMLRPAQFGNWATQEELNAAYDEAKPEVVLITLGANDLQWTNILEACILGSVLGDEVDRAIEAGSDLREALSRVVDQNRDRLVEWVDAASEGLPLRSDVSSSDRICTEENPGKAVTELFIAQLPTLGAHYRELISSIRARGERAGRVPRILFTTYHDPFPQPGGRFGCPDLLDLNESQVVYLGSLLDQLSDLLFEVAAEYDGVEVVDIRDSMAGHEFCTSDPWAYGLSIEIISPGNPSPFHPTPDGHQAISDLVVPFLR
- a CDS encoding alpha/beta hydrolase, with the translated sequence MRSLQSRITILLAALTMAVGFAACGSDSDGGDDGGAPATAEITEITIEANGFVFDALAAGPADGEPVMLLHGFPQTAWEWEHQLSALGAAGYRAVAPNQRGYSPGARPEAISDYNIVALVGDVVAMADTLGFERFHLVGHDWGASVTWLAGLLARDRIASLVPISVPHIDAFSRTLADPDSCQPASSSYFDLFVQPDSEDLFLVDDAALLRSIYDGLTPEQIERHLTVMNSKEALRAGLHWYRANVGATSGGEGPGIGNTTQPTMYIWSDGDPALCIDGALLTEEYVDGPYRFEIIEGVNHWVPELAAEKVSALLLEHLAGLRD
- a CDS encoding TonB-dependent receptor, with the translated sequence MSAPDRGLSYDERDEFMKSESFRVRRGFGPLVGILAALSVVAVAPAMAQSTQDTKSSCQEDTGDGGDAHDHSGAHAHSHGPHDEHTEEGQPRERVYSYGLDEVVVTASPLQRKASQLPGAVSILKGDELLQKQQSTLGETLRYMPGVSASYFGPGASRPILRGLGGSRVQMLIDHVEVFDASAASNDHAVAVDTLGVEKIEILRGPATLRYGPNAVGGVVNTVENRVPKELVDGPVTGSVELRGSSVDGGFGGAGVLSGNIEKVVWRLKGYGFSAGDVSIPGFAESEQLREAEEAEGEEGEEEEAFGRIPNSQVEYAGFSAGASFVDDDFYVGLALSDFRTNYGVVFHELGHDHGHDHGHGELAPGEEEPPVTIELDSWSLDFAGGITDIIEGIHSIDARLRLTDYEHSENEGEFVATTFKNHAYDLRIEAVHERFGLLEGAFGFQSTFSDFQVSGEEGFLPNTYNARNSFFVIEEIDLAPVTVELGGRFDYASVESGGGGQFGEARKRTFPLGSASAGVVYNFVEDQILSFDTSWSMRPPNYEELFANGLHVASGFFEVGDPNLDTENAVGLNLGYAGQFSIVDWSVNAFYTRFWDYIFLEGTDEVRDEIQVGRFLATGAEFAGGELEVAVHAIEEGEHRLHVIGRADGVYAQDLDADQPLPRMPPVRFGGSLVYEYASFRAQFDALRATEQTRVPEGEFTTAGYTMLDLGFNYVLDLVDAPVTPVLFFRMSNLLDEEARASESFLRDRAPLPGRNFTGGVQVRF
- a CDS encoding DoxX family protein, translated to MQFSTLCVALQSLVGLGLLNVWIVRARSSTAYRGGDALSLREEFAAYGLPEWFFYLVGFLKVGSALALLIGIWVTPLVLPGASVVAGLMVGALVMHAKVGDPWVKSAPAFLMLLMSCAILALS